From the genome of Streptomyces spinoverrucosus:
GGCCGCAGGTTGTCTGTGGCTTGTCGCGCAGTTCCCCGCGCCCCTTGAGGGCGTTGGCGCAATCGGCATTACATGTGCCCCCGCATGCGATTGGTGTGCGGGGGCACATCCGTGTGTGCGCCTGGCTGGATCCGGCCCCTAGGGGCGATTTCAAGACAGGACTAGACCTCACGGACCGCATACCGGTTACTCGCACGTAGTGTTTGCAGTGCGAAGATTCCGGCGGTGACCGTGGACAGTCAAGGTGGTGCAAGGCGTAGGGGGCGCACGTCAGTTGTCGTACGCGCGTCCTGAAGTCGACCTTGTGTGCTCCCTGTGGGTCTCGGAATAGTGGGCGCCCAGTCCACAGACCTTCTGATCCGTGAGGTCCCCACTACCTCCCCGGATCAACCCCCCACAGGAGGACGTGAGTTGAAGCACCGACGCATACCCAGGCGGCGGATCGCCGTGGCAGGTGCGGGCATCGCCGCACTGGTCGCTGCGGGAGTGACCTTCCAGAGTGCGAACGCCAGCGAGACCCCGGACACCCCGGAGGTCAAGACGCTGTCGGCCCTGGCGGCCGGAAAGCTCGCCTCGACGCTCGACCGGGACCTCGGCGCCGACGCGGCGGGAACGTTCTACGACGCCAAGGCGAAGAGCCTCGTGGTGAACGTGCTCGACGAGGCCGCCGCCCAGCTGGTCGAGGAGGCCGGAGCCAAGGCGAGAATCGTCGAGAACTCCCTCGCCGAGCTGAAGAGCGCGCGTACCACCCTCACGCAGGACGCGACCATCCCCGGCACCGCCTGGGTGACCGACCCGACCACCAACAAGGTCGTGGTGACCGCCGACCGCACCGTCTCCGCGGCCGAGTGGAAGAAGCTGACCCAGGTCGTCGAGGGGCTCGGCGGCACGGCCGAACTCCAGCGCACCAAGGGGGAGTTCAAGCCCTTCATCGCCGGTGGTGACGCGATCACCGGCGGCGGCGGGCGCTGCTCGCTCGGCTTCAACGTGGTCAAGGGCGGCGAGCCGTTCTTCCTGACCGCCGGTCACTGCACCGAGGGCATCTCCACCTGGTCCGACTCGTCCGGCAACGTCATCGGCGAGAACGAGGCCTCCAGCTTCCCGGGCGACGACTACGGCCTCGTCAAGTACACGGCCGACGTCGACCACCCGAGCGAGGTCAACCTCTACAACGGCTCGACGCAGCAGATCACCGGCGCGGCCGAGGCGACCGTCGGCATGCAGGTCACCCGGAGCGGTTCGACCACGCAGGTGCACTCCGGCACGGTCACCGGCCTGGACGCCACCGTGAACTACGGCAACGGCGACATCGTCAACGGGCTCATCCAGACCGACGTCTGCGCCGAGCCCGGGGACAGTGGCGGCTCGCTGTTCTCCGGCAGCAACGCGATCGGCCTCACCTCTGGCGGCAGCGGTGACTGCACGTCCGGCGGGGAGACGTTCTTCCAGCCGGTGACCGAGGCGCTGTCGGTGACCGGTACGCAGATCGGCTGATCCGTCGCTACGGGTTCTGCTGGAGTCCCGCCCCGGGTGTGAGGGGCGGGACTTTTGCGTGCGGGGGCGTGGCGGTGGGGTGTGTTCGCCGTGGGGGTTGTCGCGGTGGGTTCGGTGCGGGTGGTCGTGGGCTGGCCGCGCAGTTCCCCGCGCCCCTTATCGGCGTGCGGTCCCGCCTGCTTTTCCGCGCCGTTTCCTTACCGGCGTGCGGTTCCGTCCGTTCAGCGTTTTGGCCAGTGCCACAGTGGTTCGTCCAGTGGGCCCTCCCGGCCTGCCACCTCCGTCTGTCCGAACTCCTTCACCAGTTCGACGGAGTTGACGTCGAGACGGTGATGTATCTGGCCCTTGGCCAGTGCCTCGGCGAGTGGGCGGGCGTGGGTGACCACGATGATCTGGGTGTCCCGGGTGGCGGTGAGGATCAGGTCGGCGAGGTGCGGGACCAGGTCGGGGTGGAGGCTGGTCTCCGGCTCGTTGAGGACGAGGAGGGACGGAGGGCGCGGGGTCAGTAGGGCGGCCGCCCAGAGCAGGTAGCGCAGGGTGCCGTCGGAGAGTTCGGCGGCGGTGAGCGGGCGCAGCAGGCCGTGCTGGCGCAGGGCGAGTTCGAAGCGTCCGCCGTGGTTGGCGACCGTGACCCGGCTGCCCGGGAAGGCCGCGTCGACCGCCGCGTCCAGCGCGTCGGCGTCGCCCGTCTCCCGGATCGTCTGGAGCGCGGCCGCCAGGTCCGAGCCGTCGCCGCTGAGGACCGGCGTGCGGGTGCCGATGCGGGCGGCGCGGGCCGGCGCGTGGGCGTCGGTGCGGACATGGTCGTAGAACCGCCAGGACCGGATGAACTCCCGCACCGCCAGCACGTCGGGCGCGTGCTGTGGGTCGGCGAGCTCGCCGAGCATGCTGTCGTACGGCCGCAGCGCCCCGTGCGCCCGGGACCAGCTGCCGCTCGCGCCGCGCAGCTTCACGGCCGGGCCCGCGCGGTCCGAGAGCACGGCGGCGGGGCGCAGCACGGGACCGCTCCAGATGCACTCGCGCTTGATCTCCGGGTCGAGGTCGAACATGGAGGGACCGCCGGCCGGGCTCGGGTGGCCGAAGTCGACGGCGTAGCCGAACTCGTCCCCCGCGAATCCCAGCCGCAGGCTGACCGGGCCCGAGCGGACCGTGCCCTGCACCGGGTGGCGGCCCTCGCGCACCGCACGGCTGATCTTCTCCGGCCCGGCCCACAGCACCGACGGCAGGCCGCCCTCCTGGGCCAGCGCCGCGATCGCGCCGCCGCGCGCGGACTCGGCGAGCAGCCGCAGGGCGCGGTACAGGCTCGACTTGCCCGTGCCGTTCGCCCCCGTGATCACGTTCAGTCTCTCCAGGGGGACGATCAGGCGGCGCAGGGAGCGGTAGTTCTCGACGGCGAGAGTGCGGATCATGCGTCCAGGCTGACAGACGGGTCTGACAACGCCCCTGGGGTGCCGCGCCGCGCCCTGTCCGTGTCATGTCCCCACCGTCCGGCAGAGGCGCGTTTGCGCAGGTGGGACGCGCCCGAACAGATGTCGCACAGACGTTCGGAAATTGGTCTATGGTGGGGGTGGGAGAGTTGGGAACTGATGTTCGAGAGCTTGTTCGGGCTCGCGAGTGCGGGAGGTGCGTGTGCCGGGCTTCACGCATCTGCACACCGTCTCCGGGTTCTCCCTGCGCCACGGCGCCTCGCACCCGGAGCGGCTGGCCGAGCGCGCCTCCGAGCGGGGCATGGACGCCCTCGCGCTCACCGACCGCGACACCCTCGCCGGCACCGTCCGCTTCGCCAAGGCCTGCGCGAAGGCGGGCGTACGTCCACTGTTCGGGGCGGAGCTGGCGGTGGACGGGCCCCCCGAGCCCGACCGCGTACGGCAGGACCGGCGACGCCGCACCCCCGTACGCGGCGGTGCCTTCATCGACGAGTCGACACCGCGCGTCACCTTCCTCGCCCGGGACGGCGCTCGCGGCTGGGCCGAGCTGTGCGGACTCGTCACGGCGGCGCATGAGAGCGAGGGCACGCCCCTGCTGCCCTGGTCCGCCAACCACGCCGACGGCCTCACCGTCCTGCTCGGCCCCGACTCCGACGTAGGCCGCGCCCTCGCCGCGGGCCGCCCGGACCGCGCCGCGAAGCTCCTCGTCCCCTGGCGGGAGATCTACGGCGACGCCCTGCGCCTGGAGGCCGTCTGGCACGGCCGCGAGGGCACCGGTCCCGGCTCCCTGCGCCTGGCCGCCCGCACCGTCGGCTTCGCCGCCGAGCAGCGGATCCGGCCCGTGCTCAGCAACGCCGTCCGGTACGCCGACCCCGGCATGGGACAGGTCGCCGACGTCCTGGACGCCGCCCGCCGCCTGGTGCCGATCGACCCGACCAAGGAACTGGACTCCGGCGAGGCCTGGCTGAAGAACGCGGGCGCCATGCTCGGGGTGGCGGAGCGGGTCGTCGAGGCCGCGGGCTTCCGGCGGGACACCGCGCACCGGCTGCTGGAGCAGACGCAGGCGACCGCCGCCGAGTGCCTGGTCGACCCCGAGGACGACCTCGGCATCGGCACCGTGCACTTCCCCGAGCCGCATCTCGTCGGCGCGGACCGGCGCAGCGCACAGCGCGTGCTCGCCTCCCGGGCGGCGGCGGGAATGGTGCTGCACGGCTACGCCGGCCGACGTGCGTACTGGGAGCGGATGCACGACGAGCTGGACATCATCGCCCACCACGGCTTCGCCTCCTACTTCCTCACGGTCGCCCAGGTCGTCGACGACGTGAAGAGGATGGGCGTCCGGGTCGCCGCCCGCGGCTCCGGCGCCGGCTCCCTCGTCAACCACCTGCTCGGCATCGCCCACGCCGACCCGGTCGAGCACGGGCTGCTGATGGAGCGCTTCCTGTCCAAGCGCCGCCTGGTCCTGCCGGACATCGACATCGACGTGGAGTCCGCGCGCCGTCTGGAGGTCTACCGGGCGATCATCGACCGGTTCGGCGCCGAGCGGGTCGCGACGGTCGCGATGCCGGAGACGTACCGCGTCCGGCACGCCATCCGTGACGTGGGCGCCGCCCTGTCCATGGACCCCGCCGACATCGACCGCATCGCCAAGTCCTTCCCGCACATCCGCGCGCGGGACGCCCGCGCCGCCCTCGACGAGCTGCCCGAGCTCAAGCAGCTGGCGGGAGAGAGGGAGCGCTACGGGAAGCTGTGGGAGCTGGTCGAGGCCCTGGACGCCCTCCCGCGCGGGGTCGCCATGCACCCCTGCGGGGTGCTCCTGTCCGACGCCTCCCTCCTGTCCCGTACGCCGGTCATGCCGACCAGCGGCGAGGGGCTGCCCATGTCGCAGTTCGACAAGGACGACGTCGAGGACCTCGGGCTGCTCAAGCTGGACGTGCTCGGGGTGCGGATGCAGTCGGCGATGGCGCACGCGGTCGCCGAGGTGGAGCGGGCGACGGGGGAGCGGATCGACCTGGACGCGGTGCAGGACGGCGACCCGGCGACGTACAACCTGATCCGCTCCGCCGAGACGCTCGGCTGCTTCCAGATCGAGTCGCCGGGGCAGCGGGACCTGGTCGGGCGGCTGCAGCCCGCCACCTTCCACGATCTGGTCGTCGACATCTCGCTCTTCCGGCCCGGGCCGGTCGCCGCCGACATGGTGCGGCCGTTCATCGAGGCGCGGCACGGGCGGGCGCCGATCCGCTATCCGCACCCCGACCTGGAGGGGCCGCTGCGGGAGACGTACGGAGTCGTCGTCTTCCACGAGCAGATCATCCACATCGTCGACATCATGACCGGCTGCGGGCGCGACGAGGCGGACCGGGTGCGGCGCGGGCTGTCCGACCCGGAGTCGCAGGGGCGGATCAAGGTGTGGTTCGCACAGCACGCGGCGGCGCGTGGCTACGACGCGGAAACGATTCAGCGCACCTGGGAGATCGTCGAGGCGTTCGGTTCGTACGGCTTCTGCAAGGCGCACGCGGTCGCCTTCGCCGTACCGACGTACCAGTCGGCGTGGCTGAAGGCGCATCACCCCGCCGCTTTCTACGCGGGGTTGCTCACGCACGACCCCGGGATGTATCCGAAGCGGTTGCTGCTGGCGGACGCGCGGCGGCGGGGGGTGCCGATCCTGCCGTTGGACGTGAACAAGTCGGGGGTCGCACACCGGATCGAACTGGTGTCTGAATCTGGGGTGTGGGGGCTCCGGTTGGCCCTCTCCGACGTGCACGGCATCAGCGAGGCCGAGGCGGCGCGGGTCGCGGACGGGCAGCCGTACGCCTCACTGGTGGACTTCTGGGAGCGGGCGCGGCCCAGCCGGCCGCTGGCGCAGCGGCTGGCCCAGGTCGGCGCCCTGGACTCCTTCGGCGCCAACCGCCGTGACCTGCAACTGCACCTGACCGAGCTGCACCGGGTCGCCCGGAGCCGGGGCGGGGCCCAACTCCCTCTGTCCGGCGGGCGGAAGACCGCGTCGGCCGGGCTGCCCGACCTCTCCGCGGCGGAGCGGCTCAGCGCCGAGCTGGGCGTGCTGTCCATGGACGCCTCACGCAACCTGATGGACGACTACCGCGCCTTCCTCGACGAGTTGGGCGTGGTGTCGGCGCGGCGGCTGCGCGACGCCCGGCACGGTGAGACGGTGCTGGTCGCGGGCGCCAAGGCGGCGACCCAGACGCCACCGATCCGGTCCGGCAAGCGGGTCATCTTCACCACGCTGGACGACGGTACGGGTCTGGTCGACCTCGCCTTCTTCGACGACTCGCACGACGCCTGCGCGCACACCGTCTTCCACTCCTGGCTGCTGCTGGTGCGCGGAGTGGTGCAGCGGCGCGGGCCGCGCAGCCTCAGCGTGGTGGGGTCCGCCGCCTGGAACCTCGCCGAGCTGGTCGAGCTGCGTGCGC
Proteins encoded in this window:
- a CDS encoding S1 family peptidase; protein product: MKHRRIPRRRIAVAGAGIAALVAAGVTFQSANASETPDTPEVKTLSALAAGKLASTLDRDLGADAAGTFYDAKAKSLVVNVLDEAAAQLVEEAGAKARIVENSLAELKSARTTLTQDATIPGTAWVTDPTTNKVVVTADRTVSAAEWKKLTQVVEGLGGTAELQRTKGEFKPFIAGGDAITGGGGRCSLGFNVVKGGEPFFLTAGHCTEGISTWSDSSGNVIGENEASSFPGDDYGLVKYTADVDHPSEVNLYNGSTQQITGAAEATVGMQVTRSGSTTQVHSGTVTGLDATVNYGNGDIVNGLIQTDVCAEPGDSGGSLFSGSNAIGLTSGGSGDCTSGGETFFQPVTEALSVTGTQIG
- a CDS encoding AAA family ATPase, with amino-acid sequence MIRTLAVENYRSLRRLIVPLERLNVITGANGTGKSSLYRALRLLAESARGGAIAALAQEGGLPSVLWAGPEKISRAVREGRHPVQGTVRSGPVSLRLGFAGDEFGYAVDFGHPSPAGGPSMFDLDPEIKRECIWSGPVLRPAAVLSDRAGPAVKLRGASGSWSRAHGALRPYDSMLGELADPQHAPDVLAVREFIRSWRFYDHVRTDAHAPARAARIGTRTPVLSGDGSDLAAALQTIRETGDADALDAAVDAAFPGSRVTVANHGGRFELALRQHGLLRPLTAAELSDGTLRYLLWAAALLTPRPPSLLVLNEPETSLHPDLVPHLADLILTATRDTQIIVVTHARPLAEALAKGQIHHRLDVNSVELVKEFGQTEVAGREGPLDEPLWHWPKR
- a CDS encoding DNA polymerase III subunit alpha, with amino-acid sequence MPGFTHLHTVSGFSLRHGASHPERLAERASERGMDALALTDRDTLAGTVRFAKACAKAGVRPLFGAELAVDGPPEPDRVRQDRRRRTPVRGGAFIDESTPRVTFLARDGARGWAELCGLVTAAHESEGTPLLPWSANHADGLTVLLGPDSDVGRALAAGRPDRAAKLLVPWREIYGDALRLEAVWHGREGTGPGSLRLAARTVGFAAEQRIRPVLSNAVRYADPGMGQVADVLDAARRLVPIDPTKELDSGEAWLKNAGAMLGVAERVVEAAGFRRDTAHRLLEQTQATAAECLVDPEDDLGIGTVHFPEPHLVGADRRSAQRVLASRAAAGMVLHGYAGRRAYWERMHDELDIIAHHGFASYFLTVAQVVDDVKRMGVRVAARGSGAGSLVNHLLGIAHADPVEHGLLMERFLSKRRLVLPDIDIDVESARRLEVYRAIIDRFGAERVATVAMPETYRVRHAIRDVGAALSMDPADIDRIAKSFPHIRARDARAALDELPELKQLAGERERYGKLWELVEALDALPRGVAMHPCGVLLSDASLLSRTPVMPTSGEGLPMSQFDKDDVEDLGLLKLDVLGVRMQSAMAHAVAEVERATGERIDLDAVQDGDPATYNLIRSAETLGCFQIESPGQRDLVGRLQPATFHDLVVDISLFRPGPVAADMVRPFIEARHGRAPIRYPHPDLEGPLRETYGVVVFHEQIIHIVDIMTGCGRDEADRVRRGLSDPESQGRIKVWFAQHAAARGYDAETIQRTWEIVEAFGSYGFCKAHAVAFAVPTYQSAWLKAHHPAAFYAGLLTHDPGMYPKRLLLADARRRGVPILPLDVNKSGVAHRIELVSESGVWGLRLALSDVHGISEAEAARVADGQPYASLVDFWERARPSRPLAQRLAQVGALDSFGANRRDLQLHLTELHRVARSRGGAQLPLSGGRKTASAGLPDLSAAERLSAELGVLSMDASRNLMDDYRAFLDELGVVSARRLRDARHGETVLVAGAKAATQTPPIRSGKRVIFTTLDDGTGLVDLAFFDDSHDACAHTVFHSWLLLVRGVVQRRGPRSLSVVGSAAWNLAELVELRAQGGLDVVATRLAETGAGRPEPAADGADGSGGSGDSRGDGGSGESRGDGGSGGDPTQGRRIRMPTGYEMHPWADLRPAGEEASQGPSKARKLWHQSPGSAG